A DNA window from Acidimicrobiia bacterium contains the following coding sequences:
- a CDS encoding HD domain-containing protein translates to MSSTRPSSSRESSPARSACSGGAPAGARRRTSRRFGIFGVVLGVGAFAVAAVLCVTGGAPAVGPLVVFGGLVAFTENRSVAFPDGTTMSASSVPVMAAVVVFHAQGAPAGAMIVSMCGALYLPALRRHDVPRIAFNAGSYGFATLVVSVTYAALAAVTGVTGLALLVLAVPVALVDLVLNDLLVAVAMTLAGGRSVRWCLRRFRPGSWQVVPFTVLGLVMGSVWVEYGAATLPLFIVPVVVAHRTFHAYEELRRAHEATLETLLRALEAKDGATARHVRRVAVYARLIGEELGLSPARLDRLRCAALMHDVGKLAVPSELLNKPGRLTSEEFHLVHRHEEVSVEILERISFLRDVAPSASSTHSRYDGADPIGAAPGTPPDRDRRADSVDIRRTGPRRGKRAALLEPHIVHVADAFDAMTSTRPYRRALGRDVALDELRRCAGSQFHPLCVEALERALQWRARDVSLGREDTVSDAILRAAGAPPAVERFPVSPPVMGTGSAGLGDLAEAGA, encoded by the coding sequence ATGTCGAGCACGAGACCGTCTTCGAGCAGGGAGTCGTCACCCGCCCGCTCCGCGTGTTCCGGCGGGGCGCCGGCGGGTGCCCGCCGACGGACGTCGCGGCGCTTCGGGATCTTCGGCGTCGTGCTCGGGGTCGGTGCGTTCGCTGTTGCCGCGGTGCTCTGCGTGACCGGCGGAGCCCCGGCCGTGGGGCCGCTCGTGGTCTTCGGGGGCCTCGTCGCCTTCACGGAGAACCGCTCCGTCGCGTTCCCCGACGGCACGACGATGTCAGCCAGCAGTGTGCCGGTCATGGCGGCGGTCGTCGTGTTCCACGCGCAGGGTGCGCCGGCGGGGGCGATGATCGTCTCGATGTGCGGCGCCCTCTACCTTCCGGCCCTGCGGCGTCACGACGTCCCGCGCATCGCCTTCAACGCCGGTAGCTACGGCTTCGCCACGCTCGTCGTCTCCGTCACGTACGCCGCGCTCGCGGCCGTCACGGGTGTCACGGGCCTCGCGCTTCTCGTCCTGGCTGTGCCCGTCGCGCTCGTCGACCTCGTCCTCAACGATCTCCTCGTCGCTGTCGCCATGACGCTGGCGGGCGGTCGGTCGGTCCGGTGGTGCCTCCGCCGCTTCCGCCCGGGGTCGTGGCAGGTCGTGCCGTTCACGGTGCTCGGCCTGGTCATGGGCTCCGTGTGGGTGGAGTACGGCGCCGCGACGCTGCCGCTGTTCATCGTCCCGGTCGTGGTCGCCCACCGCACGTTCCACGCGTACGAGGAGCTCCGCCGCGCGCACGAGGCGACTCTCGAGACGCTGCTGCGCGCCCTCGAGGCAAAGGACGGAGCGACCGCCCGGCACGTGCGGCGGGTCGCCGTGTACGCCCGGCTCATCGGCGAGGAGCTCGGCCTGTCGCCCGCACGGCTGGACCGTCTCCGATGCGCGGCCCTCATGCACGATGTCGGCAAGCTCGCCGTGCCCAGCGAGTTGCTGAACAAGCCGGGTCGGCTGACATCGGAGGAGTTCCACCTCGTTCACCGGCACGAGGAGGTGTCGGTGGAGATCCTGGAGCGAATCAGCTTCCTGCGCGACGTCGCCCCCAGTGCCTCGAGTACCCATTCGCGCTATGACGGCGCCGACCCGATTGGCGCCGCACCCGGGACTCCGCCCGACAGGGACCGGCGCGCCGACTCGGTTGACATCCGCAGGACGGGACCTCGACGCGGGAAGCGGGCGGCTCTCCTCGAGCCCCACATCGTTCACGTGGCCGACGCATTCGACGCCATGACCTCGACGCGCCCCTACCGACGCGCGCTGGGCAGGGACGTGGCGCTCGACGAGCTGCGTCGCTGCGCCGGGAGTCAGTTCCACCCGCTCTGTGTCGAGGCACTCGAGCGCGCACTCCAGTGGCGAGCGCGTGACGTCTCCCTCGGGAGAGAGGACACGGTCTCCGACGCGATACTGCGCGCCGCGGGCGCCCCTCCCGCTGTCGAGAGGTTCCCGGTGTCACCGCCCGTGATGGGAACGGGGTCGGCCGGGCTCGGCGACCTGGCCGAGGCGGGCGCGTGA